A region of the Actinomycetota bacterium genome:
ACCGGCGGCTACCTGTTCCGCGACTTCCTCGCCGCTCCGGACGCCGTGATGGCGCTCGGCGCGCTCGCGTGCATGCTCGACTCGGCTGACACGGACCTCGACGCCGTGGCCGATGCGCTGCCGGAGTGCCACCTGCGCGAGCGCCAGGTGTTCTGCCCGATCGACCGCAAGGGCGCCGTCATGCGGACGGTCACCGAGTCGGTCGCCGGCGAGGAGACCCGCCTCGAGGACGGCGTGCGCGTGATGCTCGACGGCGGCTGGGCGCTCGTGCTCCCGGACGCCGTGGAGCCGGTCGTGCACGTGTTCGCGGATGGTCCGGACGCGGACGCCGCGGATGCGAACCTCGAGCGCTATGTCGCACTCGTGGCGGACGGCATCGGGGCCGAGGCCTGACGCGCGGGCGGAGCGGCCGTCGCCGGGCGTACCGTTTGCGCGTGCGACCTGCTAGAATGCGCTTCCCGACCGCGCCTCGCCGACCGTCTTGTGAGACCCCATGCACCCGTCGCCCGTCCGCCCCGCGCTCGCAGCCGTCTTCGTCGTGCTGGGCTTCATGTTCGCGACCGCGTTCAACACGTCCAACCGGGCGCTGGACGCCCGCGCGTCGCGGTCGTCGGACCTGGCGGGCGTGGTCCGCGACATGGAGCGGGAGCGCGAGGACCTCAAGAGCCGGCTGGCGTCGCTTCGTGCGAGCGTCTCGGACGCGCGGCGCAAGGCCGCGCAGGAGGCGGGCGTGCGGGAGACGTTCGGCCGCGACCTGGACGAGGCGCGCGCGGCCGCCGGCCTCACCCTCGTGATCGGCCCGGGGGTGCGAGTGGTGCTCGATGACGCCGGGACGGTGCCGGAGGGCGCCGAGCCGGGGGATTGCGTCGTCCATGACTCGGACATCGCGGCGGTCGTCAACGCGCTTGCCGCGGCCGGTGCCGAGGCCGTGTCGGTCAACGGCGAACGCGTCACCGCGACGACCCCGATCCGCTGCGCCGGG
Encoded here:
- a CDS encoding DUF881 domain-containing protein, encoding MHPSPVRPALAAVFVVLGFMFATAFNTSNRALDARASRSSDLAGVVRDMEREREDLKSRLASLRASVSDARRKAAQEAGVRETFGRDLDEARAAAGLTLVIGPGVRVVLDDAGTVPEGAEPGDCVVHDSDIAAVVNALAAAGAEAVSVNGERVTATTPIRCAGTTIMVNSTRIGAPYEVLAIGEPDALEAALREDRVSGPLFGDFRAVYGLRTTIAHGGSIEVPAYAGSVAPAYARAAGGGS